The Macrobrachium nipponense isolate FS-2020 chromosome 24, ASM1510439v2, whole genome shotgun sequence genome segment ttcaccaaggcgggcgacgcttggtcagcaaacagcagaggcacctggcagccatggcggagttcggttgcaccatccagtacgtgcctggcgagaagaaccccgtggcggATGCCctttcgaggatagaaatcaacgctgTGCATCTCGggatcgactacgaagacctcgcccgagAACAGGCCGCTGACCCGGAGACCGCCGCATACCACacagctatcaccgccctcaagtgggaagatgTGCCCTTCGGACACGCGGgcacgacgctcctctgcgacatcagcacgggccgcccacgcccgctgatcccagcctcccgaaggaaagccgtatTCAACGTCATACATGGACTCTCGCACCTCTCGGGCCGGACAacgatgcgcctcctgacggagaagttcgtctggcatggaattcggaaggactccctcgagtgggccaggacctgcacgccttgccaaactagcaaaatcagtcggcacacagaatcaggcgtgggggaattcccgcagccgaaacgaagattcggccacatccacatagacgtcgtgggccccctgcccccgtcggaaggcgccagatacctctTGACGATAATCGTTCGCTccaccaaatggcctgaggcaacgccgatgtcggaggcaacCACGAAAGCATGCGCCGAAGCcctcctcgccagctggatcagtcgattcggagtgccagacgagatCACGACGGACCGCGGACCCGTTTTCCTGTCAGAGTTGTAGACcaccctggcccgcctaatggagACATCACTacacgccaccaccgcctacaacccagcagctaatgGCATGATGGAGAGAGTCCACCAATCGCTCAAGGCTTCCCTAATGGCGCGCTGCACTGGCAAAAATTGGAAGAGCCAGCTAccatgggtcctcctcggtctcaggaccgCCCCACGggcaaacggcgaggcatcacccgcggagaaggtatacggggaaccattaacagtccctggcgagttcttcccgaccaatgctgaCGACGCCGAcatctccatcgccaggcttcgggaatctgCCGcaaagttcacgccctgcgtcaaaaccttctccgacaggacCAAACGCTTCCTCctgaaggccctatcatcgtgcaaacATGTCTTCATCAGGGACAACG includes the following:
- the LOC135203176 gene encoding uncharacterized protein LOC135203176 yields the protein METSLHATTAYNPAANGMMERVHQSLKASLMARCTGKNWKSQLPWVLLGLRTAPRANGEASPAEKVYGEPLTVPGEFFPTNADDADISIARLRESAAKFTPCVKTFSDRTKRFLLKALSSCKHVFIRDNARRPPLTRPYRGPFRVLRRTDKAYLISINGREDWVTIDRLKPAFIMDKEPANADSIGRLNLPRKEAAPSIAKPPSRSRGHPRKTVEPPEDHLRGGIPSPETPEDLPQQLISRTRGRLHRPARFRE